From the genome of Sphingopyxis sp. DBS4:
GCGTCATAATCCCAGATCAGCTCCAGATTGTCGAAGCGCGCCCGCCCGATCCGGCGCAATTCGGCGTCGGAGAGACGCGCCATCGCGCCGCTATATTCGCCCTCCACCTTCGCGGCCCACGGCTTGCCCGCCATCTCGCTCCGCACCGCATCGAGATCGGCATAGCCCTGCGCGAAGTTGGACAGCAGCAAGGTTGCGGTCGCCTTCGACAGGCGATCGACGAGCGCCTCGGCATCGGCGCCCCGTCCGGCGGCGCGGACTTCCGACACCATCTGCTCGCGGTCCTCCTCGATCGGCGAAGCGACAAGACCGAAGCCGACCGCGACGAAATCGGCCTTGGTCAGCGTCGCGGCGCGCGGCGCGACCCAGCCGCCCTGGCTGCCGCCGAAGAAGCCCGCGCGGCCGAACCGCCCCGCCGCCATCCGCCGCGCCGTGTCGAGCGCCTTCGCCGCATCGGTCGCGAGCAACTCGAAATTCTGCGTATATTCGCCTTCCGACCCACCGGTGCCACGCTTGTCATAGACGAAGACCGACAACCCCTGCGCGGCCATCGCATAGCCATAGAGGCCGCCGATCGGCGAACTGCGTTCGGAACCGTGCACCATCACCACCAGCGGGCGCCGCGGGTCGGCGTCCGGCGGCTCGATCAGCATTCCGGTCAGCTTTGTC
Proteins encoded in this window:
- a CDS encoding S9 family peptidase, giving the protein MKILSIAIALVAAAAATPASAQGACQPGTYRAADGDFVVLVPSPAVSEPGLRYQFRDGRRGATNEAGPPLACDAGAVTVAGKAWTRIAFRETPATFDSVETKLTGMLIEPPDADPRRPLVVMVHGSERSSPIGGLYGYAMAAQGLSVFVYDKRGTGGSEGEYTQNFELLATDAAKALDTARRMAAGRFGRAGFFGGSQGGWVAPRAATLTKADFVAVGFGLVASPIEEDREQMVSEVRAAGRGADAEALVDRLSKATATLLLSNFAQGYADLDAVRSEMAGKPWAAKVEGEYSGAMARLSDAELRRIGRARFDNLELIWDYDAVAVLKKLDTPLLWVLAGEDREAPIETTRGALMDLKATGKPVDVYLFPQTDHGMWEYVQHPDGSRDVTRLTDGYLKLLGDWIKGDVRGAYGRAEHLTPR